A genomic region of Euwallacea fornicatus isolate EFF26 chromosome 32, ASM4011564v1, whole genome shotgun sequence contains the following coding sequences:
- the LOC136348208 gene encoding solute carrier family 35 member C2 gives MFGKRSNVKYTAIDKAEDGSHELETVDFEPMKRKFCTPSCLWSAVFTGALIGTYYIPSVGLTFYQRWLFQRFPYPLLTVVVHMLVKFLLAGLVRLCLQGKYNKQRITLGWKEYVLAVAPTGVFSGIDIGFSNWGLELITVSLYTMTKSTTIVFILFFSILFKLEKKSWSLCFIVLMITTGLILFTYKSTQFNFVGFILLLIASISSGLRWTCIQLLLQKSKMGMTNPIDMIYHMQPWMVATLLPFALWNEGLDVVRSCQVFGFVDSHTFFLLAFKVLLGAFIAFFMEFSEVTLVTYTSSLTLAIAGIFKEVFILALAFEMNGDIMSPINMAGLFICLCGISGHVIHKIKSAPQTRQTRYETHEIGETLIEDDLKTEDSEDEKSDTQVLFDILSREKRYSF, from the exons ATGTTCGGAAAGCGAAGCAACGTAAAGTACACTGCGATTGATAAGGCGGAAGACGGTTCACACGAACTGGAAACAGTTGATTTTGAGCCCATGAAGCGCAAGTTTTGCACCCCTTCCTGCCTCTGGTCAGCTGTCTTTACTGGGGCCTTGATTGGCACCTACTACATACCATCCGTAGGGCTCACTTTCTACCAACGATGGCTCTTTCAG CGCTTCCCTTACCCATTGCTCACAGTGGTTGTGCATATGCTAGTCAAATTCTTGCTCGCAGGTCTGGTAAGGCTTTGCCTCCAAGGGAAATACAATAAGCAAAGGATCACACTTGGTTGGAAGGAATATGTGTTGGCTGTGGCCCCTACAGGAGTTTTTAGTGGCATTGATATTGGTTTTTCTAATTGGGGATTGGAACTGATTACAGTATCTCT GTACACCAtgaccaaatcaactacaataGTGTTTATCCTCTTCTTCTCCATTTTATTCAAGTTGGAGAAAAAG TCCTGGAGCCTCTGCTTCATAGTCTTAATGATAACAACTGGCCTCATACTCTTTACATACAAGTCAACTCAATTCAACTTTGTTGGCTTCATCCTCCTTCTAATTGCCTCAATTTCGAGTGGTTTACGCTGGACTTGCATTCAGCTCCTGCTGCAAAAGTCCAAAATGGGCATGACCAACCCCATTGACATGATCTATCATATGCAACCTTGGATGGTTGCCACATTACTGCCATTTGCCTTATGGAATGAAG GATTAGATGTCGTGCGCAGTTGCCAAGTGTTTGGTTTCGTGGactcacacacatttttcctcCTTGCCTTTAAAGTATTATTAGGCGCATTTATAGCTTTCTTCATGGAGTTTAGTGAAGTTACTCTAGTCACCTACACATCAAGTTTGACTCTAGCAATTGCTGGGATTTTTAAG GAAGTGTTCATACTGGCACTGGCCTTCGAAATGAACGGCGATATTATGTCGCCTATCAACATGGCCGGTCTCTTCATATGTCTATGCGGCATTTCAGGACATGTAATACACAAAATCAAGTCCGCCCCACAGACACGGCAAACGCGCTACGAGACGCACGAGATCGGCGAGACACTAATTGAGGACGATTTAAAGACAGAAGATAGTGAAGACGAAAAGAGCGACACTCAGGTGTTATTCGATATTTTGAGTCGCGAAAAGCGATAcagcttttaa
- the LOC136348254 gene encoding U6 snRNA-associated Sm-like protein LSm5 has translation MSTMPVSSSTLLPLELVDKCIGSRIHIVMKNDKEIIGTLLGFDDFVNMLLEDVTEYETTPEGRRITKLDQILLNGNNITMLVPGGDMPE, from the exons ATGAGTACTATGCCAGTAAGTTCTTCTACTCTACTACCTTTAG AGCTGGTAGACAAATGTATAGGTTCAAGGATTCACATTGTgatgaaaaatgataaagaaataattggCACTTTATTGGGGTTTGATGACTTTGTTAATATGTTATTGGAGGATGTGACTGAATACGAGACAACACCTGAGGGCAGGAGAATTACAAAATTGGATCAGATACTACTCAATGGTAATAATATAACCATG CTGGTCCCAGGGGGAGACATGCCTGAATAA